One region of Gigantopelta aegis isolate Gae_Host chromosome 7, Gae_host_genome, whole genome shotgun sequence genomic DNA includes:
- the LOC121378115 gene encoding galactoside 2-alpha-L-fucosyltransferase SEC1-like, with the protein MPTRNEEQSTRITKPQTSRTAKARKPPKSPTVNVTKELTRRIADVTMQATTRKVEVTKAPTTRIADVTKAPKCKHLLLPRFICEERSGRFGNQMFSFASAYGIAAHLNRTVLVDRSTRLNKVFTLDAMMVDKCVCGEAKPKHSKKCCSFDKDLLNLKSSENYRVGRFLQSWKYFESVVPQIKKQFTFKREVFDKARKIIMKIKTDFLKKHSGINVKPLDGNFTFVGVHVRRGDIIKKKKANSSYLVAPKEYIEEAMMYFNKNFTDVLFLVCSDNMTWTTANVNHSNVVYVRGNSPEVDMSVLSQCNHTIITVGTFGWWAGFLAGGITLYYKRPIKEGSRLRKQFSDDYSDYFYSGWIGIE; encoded by the coding sequence ATGCCGACACGAAACGAAGAACAAAGTACCCGGATTACTAAGCCACAAACCTCACGAACGGCAAAAGCTCGCAAGCCACCGAAATCACCGACAGTAAACGTTACCAAGGAGCTAACAAGACGAATAGCAGACGTTACTATGCAAGCAACAACCCGAAAAGTAGAAGTTACTAAGGCACCAACAACACGAATCGCAGACGTTACTAAGGCACCAAAGTGTAAACATCTACTTTTGCCCAGATTTATTTGTGAAGAAAGGTCAGGAAGGTTTGGAAATCAGATGTTCTCCTTTGCCTCAGCTTATGGAATAGCCGCCCATCTTAATCGGACTGTGCTGGTGGATCGTTCAACACGTCTTAATAAGGTCTTCACCCTCGATGCCATGATGGTGGACAAGTGTGTCTGCGGTGAAGCTAAGCCGAAACATTCCAAGAAGTGTTGCTCGTTTGACAAGGATCTTTTAAATCTTAAATCAAGTGAAAATTACAGAGTTGGACGTTTTCTTCAGTCTTGGAAATATTTCGAGTCCGTTGTGCCACAGATCAAGAAACAGTTCACATTCAAGCGAGAAGTGTTCGATAAAGCgagaaaaataattatgaaaatcaAAACTGATTTCTTAAAGAAGCATTCTGGAATCAACGTTAAACCTCTTGATGGAAATTTCACATTCGTTGGAGTTCACGTTAGGCGGGGTGATattataaagaagaaaaaagctaATTCCAGTTACTTAGTCGCTCCCAAAGAGTACATAGAAGAGGCTatgatgtattttaataaaaactttaCAGATGTTCTGTTTTTGGTCTGTTCTGACAATATGACCTGGACAACGGCCAACGTTAACCACTCAAATGTTGTATACGTGCGAGGTAATTCGCCGGAAGTGGACATGAGCGTGCTTAGCCAATGTAATCACACGATCATTACCGTCGGCACGTTTGGTTGGTGGGCGGGATTTCTGGCAGGGGGAATAACTCTGTATTACAAACGCCCTATCAAAGAAGGTTCCCGATTAAGAAAACAATTCTCGGACGACTattctgattatttttattcaggCTGGATTGGAATCGAATAG